A segment of the Centropristis striata isolate RG_2023a ecotype Rhode Island chromosome 15, C.striata_1.0, whole genome shotgun sequence genome:
TCCTGAACTGGATCCACTCATCCCTCTCTTATTGCAGCCAATGCACTTCATGCCACCAACAACTTCCAGATCATTCCAGACTTTAGTCTCAAGGACTCTATGGACCAGACAGTGCTGGGCTTGGCCCTCTGGACAGGTACACTGCACCACACCTCCACGGGGGAGTTGTTAGCTCTTTGTTACAGGGCCGCATGGTGATCCATGTATGTGATGTATAACACGTACGTTCTGTCTCTGTCAGGCATGCACACCATAGCAGCTCAGCTGCTGGGCTCAGGGGCTTCGATCAATGACACTATGTCCAACGGACAAACCCTGCTGCACATGGCCATCCAAAGACAGGACAGCAAGAGTGCCCTCTTCCTGCTGGAGCATCAGGCAGACATCAATGTTAGGTAAAGCCTGGGTTATATTGTACTAGTGCactgcccgtaggaagtatgtattcgtatagtgggaaaTTAAGtcgatttttcaattatggccaaatgaggttgtgtgtgatagcacattacgcagtatgctgctctaaaagtacattaacatgaacccaattagctgatataatatattgcatgtaagtatctcctatcaaatgattatgggcattatgctaagcaacatgaatgtcatccctgaattacatagtaatgcaacatatgAAGTGAAtgaagctaaatctccgcttagcatgctaatcgtcaataacagaatttgcacattacatgcagaccactacaacgtctgcaactccataaaacacttacttttcataaggtaccacaccatccagcacatacacaatgaacattgatattcgctggaaactattagaatattattggaaaattgaaccttgtagcgcactttaaaactctgatagatagtcagggtgtaaatccagagtgaattgtgttactgaccaggtgtaggcctatcacacaatggggcggagctcccctaaaaggcatcAGATCGGAAATGATTGTTTTGAGCATTTTATACCTTATTATTAGTTAGCCGACAGTAGATCAATATGACAAGAAATGAAGGGGGTGAGAAGATTAGTATTAATCTTGTAATAACATTGTGTCCATAGTATATAGTAATAGTATCCTTTATATCTTCTGccatttttctgttatttaaacTAGGTTTTGGGGGAAATGGTTAATTTAACATAATGTGGCATACATTAGTACCATTGATAGAGAGAATTCATTTCAGACATTATTCAAGCAATGTCCCAGGATCCAGGTAGAAATTTTgagaggggggggggtttaAATGATTCTAGTCTTCTGTATGTAATGTCTAATTTTCTTCTCCACTACCAGGACTCAGGAGGGACAAACAGCACTACAGTTGGCCATCAGTAACCAGCTGCCACTAGTGGTGGATGCCATTTGCACAAGAGGAGCTGATATGTCTGTGGTGGATGATAAAGGGGACCCTCCACTGTGGCTGGCTCTGGAGAACGGCCTGGAAGATATTGCATCCACGCTGGTGAGATAAAATCCCTACGCAGCCAGTTTAGACATGATGGTTACTTCCAACTTCCTCATTGGCACACTGCCAGTTATTAACTGTTACAAAACTTGATTCAAGATCAAATTAAACTGGaggaaatttaaacaaaaccttGATGAGCTTCAGGCTTAAATGCAGATGTTCTTGTTTGCACCACACATCCCCAGTCTCTCTCAGGTTTGGATGTGTCTGGAATCAAAATGGCTTATATACTGACTGACTGTACAATTTCCAACATGTTAATtatatttggatttaaaaaaaaaacttgttcacTGGTATGTCTCCCCGCTAGAGAAAAATATCCATTATAACGAGCTTTGATCTTTGCACAAAAGGAAATTATTTGTGGTTAAACAAAGCTAATTGTGCTATGaactattattgttattctttttttttaaattattattattatttagagcTTCACCAAAGCTAATGCAGGCCTGTATTCACATCTGTAGCTTTAAAGCCTTGTTCTAGGCtgaatatatgttatataaatatatagatatttggTTTGGAAACTTTTGACTGAGTGCTGTTTGTTCCGCTTAGGTCCGCCATGGCTGTGATGCAACTTCTTGGAGCACAGGGCCCTCTGGCTGCCAACAGACCCTCCTGCACAGAGCTGTGGATGAGAACAATGAGGTCTCTGCTTGCTTCCTCATCCGCAGGTCTGACAATCTCCTTACCATTATGCTTAGTGAAACCTTATCCTAGTCGTATATGCACAGAATTTCCTAAATTGTGAATCTTTGCGAAATGGGCGATCGTTAGCGTAATAAAACTTCACTATTAACACAGTTTGCCAATTCAAATATGGTTCAGATAAAGATATAATTAATCTGGAAGTATGAAGTTATTGAAATGGATGAAGCTTGCTATCTTAACTTACTGTCTACCTCATGTGTGTCCAGTGGTTGTGACGTGAACAGCTGCAGAAAGCCAGGTCCAAACGGAGAAGGAGATGAAGAAGCCCGAGATGGACAAACGCCCCTCCACCTGGCGAGCAGCTGGggactggaggaggtggtgcagTGCCTTCTAGAGTTCGGAGCCAATGTTAATGCACAGGTCAGTCCGGTCACATCAGCAGATCCATTTTGTCTGATAAGcagcgtttagtttttatgcaccaaatctctggaacaaGCTCTcagagaacttgaggtctgctgcaactctcagctcttttaaatcaagtctgaagacttttctgtttccattttaacctgtaatttttattcattcgcttttaaatgttttattcattcacttattttttattttttatttttttatttgcttttaaatgtcttctaatttgttttatgtattttaatcttgcccctgtaaagcactttgaatgaccctgtgtccgaattgtgctatataaataaacttgccttgccttgataCTACTTGCAGTTTCCAGCTCGGGAGACTATATGAGTTATATGTTGAATTCTCTGTCCGTCCATCTCTGGCAGGATGCAGAGGGCAGGTCTCCCATCCACGCTGCCATCAGCAACCAGCACAACGTCATTATACAGCTCCTCATTTCACATCCAGACATTCGTCTCAATATTCGCGACCGTCAAGGAATGACGCCCTTCGCCTGTGCCATGACGCACAAGAACAATAAAGCAGCAGAGGCGATCCTCAAGAGGGAGCCGGGTGCAGCTGAGCAGGTAGCGCTGACAGAAATAAATCACTTTGTGTCACTGTGGCGCCTGAAAGACTATAGTATTAATCTCACCTCACctcaaacttcttttttttgtttaggtGGACAACAAAGGGCGTAATTTTCTCCATGTGGCTGTGCAAAATTCTGACATCGAAAGTGTCCTGTTCCTCATCAGTGTCCAAGCTAATGTCAACTCCAGGGTTCAGGATGCAGCCAAACTCACCCCTCTCCACCTGGCTGTCCAGGCTGGATCTGAGATCATTGTCCGcaatctggtaaaaaaaaaaaaagcatttattctGCAATAATTATACATTCCAATGCATTTGTTAGTGAAAGAGcggtgttgttgatgtttttatttttgcatttgtcTGCTTCCAGCTGCTTGCCGGAGCCAAAGTAAATGAGCTGACCAAACACAGGCAGACAGCACTACATTTGGCTGCCCAGCAGGACCTGGCCACTATTTGTTCTGTGTTGATAGAGAATGGAGTAGACTTTGCTGCTGAGGATGAGAATGGCAATAATGGTACCTTACATTCTATATTaccatgcttttttttctcttcacaaTCTGGGATGCtcatacattacatgccacactacaacatctgcaactcaataaaacacttacttttcataaggtatgcacaccatccagcacatacacattgaacattgatattagctggaaactattagaatattattggaaaatcgaaccttgtagcgcactttaaaactcctaaagataggtaggctaaatagacttacagatgagatgagtcagggtggaaatccagagtgaattgtgttactgaccaggtgtaggcctatcacacaatggggcggagctccactaaaaggcgtccgatcagaaacagtggaatgtcgcaacacgtcctacgtaatgaatggtattttgaaaaatgaattcaaaaatcttcaaaatcgaggatgcacaccttcgtgccatatGCAAGCCACATACGGAATCTGATGttagtctgactaacggtcagcgagatatgccctagacacacacacacacacacacacagacgtttcttgcttttatagatagataggcACTCAGTCAGATTACGAATCAAACTGACCTTCACCAAACTGAACAGTAGAGATATCAGTTGTTTGCCAAGTGGGTTGCCTTCCAAATATCAGTATTCAATATTGAGGAACTGTCCATCTTAATTATCTGACCCAGATAACAGCTGTCATATTATGGTGCAGTGACTCATCAGGGGACCTGTGGTACAGCTGTTtagaaaagaatagaatatCATTATTTGTCATTATGCAATGCATAATGAAATTATGTGCAATACTCAGTGCAGGAGTATACAAATATGTActatgtaaaaacacatttaaagctCACCATGCAGACATAGTATTAGTGTAGAATAGTATTTTTCATGACTGCCTGTGATGGAGGGTCCTTTCTGTGGGTGTTGCATTTTACTTCACACTAAAGATTTTCATTGTTCAGCTGTATTGATTGTAGATTGATATTTTCCTAGAATGTTCTTCAAGATAATTGATTATTCCAGTTTTCTTTCAATAATCTCTTATTGTTTGTCTGTCCGTCTTTTCTCCCCAGCTCTGCACCTGGCTGTGATGCAGGGCCGCCTTAACAATGTCAGAACCCTTCTCACAGAGTCCAACATCGATGCTGAGGCCTTCAATCTCAGGTACTCTCACAGTTAACAAATggtcaaacatttacaggtacatctcaaaaaatttgaatatcgtgaaaaagttcaatattttttgtaaattatttcagaaagtgaaactcgtatattatatagattaatttacacatagagtgaaatatttcaagcctgtatttcttgtaattttgatgattctggcttagagataatgaaaacccaaaactcagtgtctcagaaaattagaatattacataagatcaataagaAAATgggtattttaaacacaaatgtcaagCTTCTTCAGGTCATCTgatgtctctcaccttcctcttgacaacagcccatagactcctatggggttcaggtcagcccagtttgctggccagtccagcccagtaacaccatggtcattgaagcagcttttggtacctttgccagtgtgggcaggtgccaagtcctgctggaaaatgaaaccagcatctccaatattgaactttttcacaatattcttattttctgagacactgagttttgtgttttcattatctctaagcctgaatcatcaaaattacaagaaaaacaggtttgaaatatttcactctacaaAGCTATacaatgtatgagtttcactttctgaaatgattgacaaaaaatattgaactttttcatgatattctattttttttaaatgtacctgTATGTAATTGCAGCAGCAACATCAGCATCATGGAATGCAGAaaatttgattgaaaaaaacGACAAATATTAGAAATGTAGAAAGTGTAAGCTTTGTAAACACAACTGTCAACCATTTTTAGATTATAATGCCAACTTGTCTGTCTCCATTCTTCTTCTTATCTCTGCTTAGGGGTCAGTCACCAATGCATGTACTAGGCCATTATGGGAAAGAGAACGCTGCCgccatttttgagttgttcctgGAGTGTATGCCTGAATACCCTCTGGACAAACCAGATAATGAGGGGAACACAGGTACTGAAGCTTACTTAATTGTTATGTTGTAAACGATGTACAAAGAAGATTGTAATATATCATGCAATGACTGTgacctgtattttattgcagtcCTCCTCCTGGCCTATATGAAGGGAAATGCAAACCTGTGCCGTGCCATTGTGAGGGCCGGGGCTCGACTGGGCATCAACAATAATCAGGGCATTAACATTTTCAACTACCAAGTCGCAACCAAACAGTTGCTCTTCCGCCTTTTAGGTAAGTTTTCACACTGCATCATCTATCAGGTATTCATCATAGTATTAAAACACACCCACcctaattaaccctctggacttCACAACCCACCAGCAGGTTTGAAAGACATGTTTCTTCCAGAAAAGCATGAAAATTACACCATGTATCAAAgccataaactgtaaaaaaacaaaacaaaaaaaaaacagaaactattGTTGAGTTTTTAAATTTTAGTCCTTCATGAATCATGTGTGACAAATGCTTCAGTCAGGATAATAATCAAATCTAATGTTAAAAATGGTGataaaatgacccatatcaattttttagctaagaagcttgctaagctaactacttagctaacttcttggctaagtagttagcttagcaagctacttagccaaatagttagctatgtaataatacaaaaactttttttttcttcagaaaaacaaaatggaaatactgatctgttgttatcaaaaacaagataactaaagaatacttggaatattcaatcataaaataagttgatatcaaaagatggagcacagaaacacacagcaagcattaaataacatgggaaatgaatgcgggtaatttaggacccatgttgtgcattagaaggctggtcaatatgttgtgcatcaaagggttaaatgacaAACTCTGATACAATGTTGTTGACTCATGTTGATTTTTCCCCCGTTTGTTTAGATATGCTGTCCAAAGAGCCCCCTTGGTGTGATGGGTCCAACTGTTATGAATGTGTTGCCAAGTTTGGTGTTACAACACGGAAACATCACTGGTAAGCAGGAgagcttttttaaatgtacacgagggctcaaaagtttggggtcacccaaaaaatgtctgtgttgtttttcatgaaacaaactgttttattcatgaaataagttacaaaatgaatcaaaaatatagtgAAGATATTGACAAGggcagaaaaagtgtttttaacctGTACAGATTTCTATAAAATCCTACAAAACTCTATAAAAtcctataaacgtggattaacacaatttgccactggaacacaggagtcaTGGTTACTGACTATATAAATTAGAAATTTCctaagaaaatcagccgtttccagctttaacagtcaataccacattaacaatgtcttcactgtatgtctgttattatCTTTAGTTTAAAATTgagcttttctttcaaaaataaggacatttctatgtgaccccaaacttttgagcggtagtgtatacatttacaataaaaatcatatcgtcaccctgttaaaataatcgcctaactaattttttcaagtttactttttattttgaaggtgtctacataagagtcacacgagcctgtcagaaacatgacatgataagtataatgagcattaatgttacttcaaagtgtcattaatgttcatgacacatcccatgtcgtgctttagagtaaagtgttactaatattagtgtcaacaataaaacactgattaactaaactgataactaaacaatctccctctagctctttactgggttcttatctgatgcctatgaatgtggcaaagaagtgatgatgttaaaggggtaaaatcacataatCTGATCATCTGAGGATTTAGgcaattttaccataggtggccggcgtcatgaggagatgatttaggaaaaaaaataaattttgacaaaagaaaagacttaggcgattattttaacccttaatagggcactcgttaaaatacttgcaaattccaaatttcaaccctagagaatattggaggatattacatacagccagaatgtgtaaaaaaaacatatgaaaataatattttgagaaaaaagtttactagattaaagtggcaaatctacgagaaaaaattgtgcagatttatgagatttaaagtggtgaatctgcaagaaaaaagatgttttttcccacttttttctcataaatctgcaatttttttcgcacagatttgccactttaaatctcttaaatctgctacttttttttcttgtagaattGCCAGTTTgatctaataaatttgcaacttttttcttgaaatattacctgaactTACCAAATagagttctttgcctgataatgggttaacagtgtgacgatatatacttttttttttaaaagtcacctatgttttaattttgtcccAAACTGTATGATTAACGATGTGTCTCCTCTTTGCTTCCAGCCGCCACTGTGGGCGCCTGTTGTGCCACAAGTGCTCTATAAAGGAGATACCCATCATCAAGTTTGACTTGAACAAGCCGGTGAGGGTGTGTGACATCTGCTTTGATGTACTAACTCTGGGTGGGGTGTCGTAATGCAGCGGCCTGGATATGGTCCATCCTCTGACACAGGCCACGCCAGGCCCAACTTGGCACAGTTATTCAGGCACACCAGGAGAAGGGACATCAGTAGCAGGACATACTAACATGAGATTCCCGGACAATTATGGACCATCATCTTTATACTATTTCAGTCTATGAAAAACTATTAATGTTCTAGAGGGACGTTTCAGATAGAAAGTGAAACattgtctgtttgtttctgttttgatcAAAGTATCTTTAACGTGGATATCGGCAGATCTCCAGCTCGACGATAGCTGGACTCTGTTTGTTAAATGGTTTCCCAAACTCAATGATTATTAGCTGTTATCATCACAAACAAGACATTTCAATTCAATGATGCGCATTTAAATCAAATTACCTTTTGGAGGTGGGGGTTTTTGTTCCATTGTTTTGTTGGGATATTTCACCGTCAGCAGCCTTTTTATGCTATGTGACCTGCCCAAAGACCAAAACTTGaggctaaaaaaaattaatatctaCATTTATATGAGTAgagtaaaactgtaaaaaatgccaCTAGATCACTAAATCTCCAAGGACCGAACTATCAGCATGTTTTCATCTTTCACTCTTCTGTCACCCCAATTTTGTTTTGACTGGATAAAGTGGGACAGTCAAGGTGGATTTAAAGGGAAAGCAACTCAACTTGCATTTTAAATGGGCATCATTTCTAAATAAGATCTAATATAGTTGGATCTGGTTTGATTAAGAATTATAGCATTGACATTGTATTACTTTACTTTTCAAGATGAATGATGGTGCAACTGGACAAGCATAATTCTTCATAAAACAGTTCCATGATTCCTCCATAGTCTATCATGTGTCTGCATCAGCCAAATTAAATGAAACGCTTACTTTTTATAATGGcaagttgaaaaaaatgtgacCTGAGAAAGCTGATTTTCTCATAAGGAACATAAATGTGGGCCCCGAAATTCTCTCAACAATCCTCCTCCTCAGTTACAGAAATGCCTATTATGCCTATGCATGTCATTTAATTTGTAGCCTTCACATGccatcatcataatcataaaTCATATTTCAAAATCAGTCACCAAATGATAACATTCCATTTTTTTATCTGCCATGAGGTTGTCGTAGTCCCCACAATGTTGCCTCAAGTCAAGTTGTTGTCTTGACCCATCACAGTTAACGCTTCTTGATTTCTAAGCCTAACAGGTGCACTTTATCAAGATCACAACATTTCCGATCATTGGGGAGAATGTGGAGTTGTGGGACGGCCAAGTAGTGGGGCCTCTTTAAGTATTGTTAAATTGTACAGATAAATGTGTGATATTTTTGACCACTACAACTGTTTTGTACTTAAATGCAGTTTGTGCTTGTCATTGTGACAAACCTAAATCTTGCCTCTGTTAATCTTTTATGCACATTGTTTAATCTTTTATGCACATTATATTGTATCTGTATGCTCAGATATCTAGCCTGTCTCTTCCTGGTGTATCCTTTTAGAGAAAGGGGGGACAACTTTACATAAAGGTCATCAAAAACCACTGCATTGACTTTTCTTCATTCTTGGtctttattgtgaaaaagttaaaCGTCCCTGAGTGTTGTGCTGCTAAAAAGCAGGCCATGCAGAAGTTCCATTGTCCAGAGGCTAGAAATCTTCCACAGAGCATGAGTCAGCATGTGAAGGGCAGCCGTCGTATTTGTGCATGTTGGGGTCATCATCTGCTGCAGAAGGGTCTTCAACACAGACACAACGAACGCCACTGGAGCCTGGAGAGAAGAGCTTCCGTGGGACGCCTGTCCAGCCTCTTTGCACTCCACcactggagagagaaaaacaaatcgGTACAATAAGGAGCGAGCCCCGAGCCGTCACTTAAAGAGACAtgtgggtcaatgacgtgatctgatccagtgtcagttggtgtaaccagtcatttttttccaataaaaagCTGATtataaacaggaaaataaaggtgaactaaaatgacaaaaaacagaatccacatttacattgcaacactatggtatataacaaattttacataatttgtcaaaactttggaaaaaaatggttgtttttagaatatgttctgctcaatattggcaaaatgtgtaaatgtagaaatactgaaaaaaaatgtcatttgatgtttttaagaATGAAGAGAAAGTAATATGtatacttaaatacaatgtaggtggatgaagtatttaatatttatacattttttgtggttacaccatttgacatcttgccaacccttatttgtcactgacccatgtaacaaccaggaagagactcaCAATCATTGCAAAGGAAcatgaaacaactacaaaatacTACATAAAGATGTAATGCAATGTCggagaccacaaagagacgAACAGTGGCCATGAataggggcaaaacaaccacaaagacgcaacgccactacgaagaggctaaacaactacaggtgcatctcaataagttagaatatcatagaaaagtttatgtcagtaatttaattcaaaaagtggaaataacgcattatataggtccattacacacataatgaaacatttcctgtcttgattgatttaatttcttctaattataatgattatggcttacattgaatgaagacataaaatccggtgtctcaaaaaaaatgtgaataattcaaaagaccaattttaaaaagtatgtttaatttggaaatgttggtctgtatgtccatctatatgactcagtacttggttggggctatttgacttgaactactggaaatggacttttccatcatatt
Coding sequences within it:
- the ankfy1 gene encoding rabankyrin-5, with the translated sequence MAEEEVAKLQKHLALLRQEYVKMQQKLADTERRCAVLAAQTSVQGTPSPAAADTFISRLLDIVADLYQQEQYSDLKVKVAGESLSAHKFVLAARSDVWSLANLASTDELDLSDCKPEVAMAMLRWAYTDELELTEDDAFLIELMKLANRFQLQLLRERCEKGVMSSVNVRNCIRFYQTAEELNAATLMNYCGEIIASHWDDLRKEDFSTMSAQLLYKMIKSKTEFPLHKAIKVEREDVVFLYLIEMDSQLPGKLNELDNNGDLALDLALARKLESIATTLVNNKADVDMVDQSGWSLLHKAIQRGDEFASIFLIRHSAQVNAATVGAVETPLHLVCSFSPKKHSAEVMSGMARIAEALLKTGANPNMQNSKGRTPLHEAVASGNEPVFNQLLQCKQLDLELKDHEGSTALWLALQYITMSSDPSVNPFEDDAPVVNGTSFDENSFAAQLIQRGSNPDAPDTTTENCLMQRAARAGNEAAALFLASHGAKVNHVNKWGESPLHTACRCGLASLTAELLQQGANPNLQTQKTLPDDTMDVAMQTPLHMAIAHNHPDVVSVILEQKANALHATNNFQIIPDFSLKDSMDQTVLGLALWTGMHTIAAQLLGSGASINDTMSNGQTLLHMAIQRQDSKSALFLLEHQADINVRTQEGQTALQLAISNQLPLVVDAICTRGADMSVVDDKGDPPLWLALENGLEDIASTLVRHGCDATSWSTGPSGCQQTLLHRAVDENNEVSACFLIRSGCDVNSCRKPGPNGEGDEEARDGQTPLHLASSWGLEEVVQCLLEFGANVNAQDAEGRSPIHAAISNQHNVIIQLLISHPDIRLNIRDRQGMTPFACAMTHKNNKAAEAILKREPGAAEQVDNKGRNFLHVAVQNSDIESVLFLISVQANVNSRVQDAAKLTPLHLAVQAGSEIIVRNLLLAGAKVNELTKHRQTALHLAAQQDLATICSVLIENGVDFAAEDENGNNALHLAVMQGRLNNVRTLLTESNIDAEAFNLRGQSPMHVLGHYGKENAAAIFELFLECMPEYPLDKPDNEGNTVLLLAYMKGNANLCRAIVRAGARLGINNNQGINIFNYQVATKQLLFRLLDMLSKEPPWCDGSNCYECVAKFGVTTRKHHCRHCGRLLCHKCSIKEIPIIKFDLNKPVRVCDICFDVLTLGGVS